Genomic window (Vibrio pomeroyi):
GTGTCATCTTCGCTTTGGTTGCAGTGTTTGCAACAGCTTCAAGAAGAGTTACCAGCTACAGAATTCAGTATGTGGGTTCGTCCGTTACAAGCGGAGCTCAATGACAATACTCTAACTCTATTTGCTCCGAACCGATTCGTACTCGATTGGGTTCGTGATAAGTACTTAAATAGCATCAACCGCTTGCTGCAAGAATATTGCGGTAACGATATCCCACATCTGCATTTTGAAGTGGGAAGCAAGCGTGTGGTTGCACCAAAGCCAGCGACACCAGCACCGATTCGTACACGTACGGCAGCCGATGTGGCCGCTGAGTCATCTGCTCCTGCACAATTGCAAGCTCGTAAGCCTGTTCACAACACGTGGCGTGATGAAGAGCCTGTAGCTGTGGACATTAACCACCGTTCAAACGTGAACCCTAAGCATAAGTTCAATAACTTTGTTGAGGGTAAGTCGAACCAACTGGGTTTGGCAGCAGCACGTCAGGTGGCGGATAACCCAGGCGCGGCGTACAATCCTCTATTTCTATACGGTGGCACCGGTCTAGGTAAAACTCACTTGTTGCACGCCGTAGGTAACGCCATTGTCGATGGCAAGCCAAATGCGAAAGTGGTGTACATGCACTCTGAGCGTTTTGTTCAGGACATGGTAAAAGCACTGCAAAACAACGCGATCGAAGAATTCAAACGCTACTACCGTAGTGTTGATGCATTGCTTATCGATGACATCCAATTCTTTGCTAATAAAGAGCGTTCGCAAGAAGAGTTCTTCCATACCTTTAATGCGCTGCTTGAAGGCAATCAACAGATCATCTTAACTTCTGACCGTTATCCAAAAGAGATCAACGGCGTAGAAGATCGTCTTAAATCTCGCTTCGGTTGGGGTTTGACGGTAGCGATTGAGCCACCAGAGCTTGAGACGCGTGTTGCGATCTTAATGAAGAAAGCAGAAGACCACCAAATTCACCTTGCGGATGAAGTGGCGTTCTTTATTGCTAAGCGTCTACGCTCAAACGTTCGTGAGCTTGAAGGCGCATTGAACCGTGTGATTGCGAATGCCAACTTCACAGGTCGCCCGATCACGATCGATTTCGTACGTGAAGCACTGCGTGACCTTCTTGCACTGCAAGAAAAGCTAGTCACCATTGATAACATTCAAAAGACAGTGGCTGAGTACTACAAAATCAAAGTAGCCGATCTCCTGTCTAAACGTCGTTCTCGTTCTGTTGCTCGTCCACGTCAATTGGCGATGGCACTGGCGAAAGAACTGACTAACCACAGCTTGCCTGAGATTGGTGATGCATTTGGTGGCCGTGACCACACGACCGTACTGCACGCTTGTCGTAAGATTGCTCAGTTGCGTGAAGAGAGCCACGACATTAAAGAAGATTATTCGAACTTGATTCGTACCCTTTCTTCTTAATACACAGTATTCTTAACCTTAATAAGCAGAATCTTGGCCACGCACTATGATGCGTGCCATTTAGACCGTAAGAGCAAGATATGAAATTTACCATTGAACGTAGTCATCTGATTAAGCCATTACAACAAGTGTCTGGCGCGCTAGGTGGCAGGCCAACGCTTCCAATTCTAGGAAACCTACTGATTAAAGTAGAAGATAACGTGTTGTCGATGACAGCAACGGATCTAGAAGTTGAACTGATCAGCCGTGTAACGCTTGAAGGTGATTTCGAAGCGGGCAGCATCACGGTGCCTTCTCGTAAATTCCTAGATATCTGTCGTGGTTTACCTGATAGCTCAGTCATCACTGTGGTATTGGATGGCGACCGTGTTCAAGTACGCTCTGGTCGTAGCCGTTTCTCATTGGCAACCTTGCCTGCGGCTGATTTCCCAAATATTGAAGATTGGAGCAGTGAAGTTGAAGTGTCTGTGACACAAGCTGAGCTACGCGGTCTTATTGAAAAAACTCAATTCTCAATGGCGAACCAAGACGTTCGTTACTACCTCAACGGTATGTTATTTGAGATTGAAGGTTCTATTCTGCGCAGCGTAGCGACCGATGGTCACCGTATGGCGGTATCTCAAGCACAGCTAGGTGCCGATTTTTCTCAAAAGCAGATCATTGTTCCTCGTAAGGGTGTTCAAGAGCTAGTGAAGCTATTAGATGCACCTGAACAACCGGTAACGCTGCAAATTGGTAACTCAAACGTACGTGCTGAAGTGAACAACTATGTCTTTACTTCTAAGTTAGTTGATGGTCGTTTCCCAGATTATCGCCGCGTAATGCCGCAAAATACCACTAAAACGCTAGAAGCGGGTTGTGATGAATTACGTTCTGCATTCTCTCGTGCTGCGATTCTTTCGAATGAAAAATTCCGTGGTGTTCGCGTTAACCTTGCTGATAGCGAGATGCGTATTACTGCGAACAACCCAGAGCAAGAAGAAGCGGAAGAGATGCTAGACGTTACCTTCGACGGTGATGCGCTAGAGATTGGTTTCAACGTAAGCTACGTATTGGATGTTCTGAACACTCTGCGTTGCGAACAGGTTCGTATCTCAATGTCAGACGCGAATGCGAGTGCTTTGATTGAAAATGCACAAGATGACAGCGCAATGTACGTTGTTATGCCAATTCGCTTATAAGCGTTGTTTGTGAATCAACCATGTTTACTGATCAACAACGTTTACCTACCGAGTCGTGATTGAAGATTAATATGAAGACGTTATGCCTTTATCGCGCTTAATCGTTAAGCAGTTTAGAAATATTGAAGCCTGTGACATTCAACCGTCATCAGGCTTTAACTTCCTTATAGGGGCTAACGGAAGCGGCAAAACCAGTGTCCTTGAAGCGGTGTATCTGCTCGGACACGGTCGCTCATTCAAGAGTTCACTAACCGGTCGTATCATACAAAACGAGTGTAGTGAGCTGTTTGTACATGGCCGTTTTATGACCTCGGATCAATTTGAGCTGCCAATTGGCATTAATAAGCAGCGTGATGGCACGACAGAGGTTAAAATAAGCGGTCAAACTGGGCAAAAGTTGGCTCAGTTAGCTCAAGTCTTACCTTTGCAGTTGATTCACCCCGAAGGGTTTGATTTACTGACAGATGGACCTAAGCATCGCCGAGCATTCATTGATTGGGGAGTCTTCCACAGTGAGTCGGGTTTTTATGATGCTTGGGGTAGGGTTAAGCGCCTCAATAAACAGCGAAACGCATTATTGAAAACGGCAACCCACTATCGAGAGCTGAGCTATTGGGATCAAGAACTGGCCCGTTTGGCAGAAAGCATCAGTCAGTGGCGTGCCACCTACGTTGATCAGCTTAAAGAAGTCGCCGAAGAAATCTGCGCGACCTTCCTACCTGAGTTTGAGATAAAGATTAACTACTATCGTGGCTGGGATAAAGACACCCCATACGCCGAGATATTAGAAAAGAATTTTGAAAGGGATCAGCAGCTTGGTTACACCTTTAGTGGGCCAAACAAAGCGGATCTAAAGATAAAAGTGAACGGCACTCCTGTGGAAGATGTCTTGTCACGAGGTCAATTGAAGTTGATGGTGTGTGCATTGCGAGTAGCGCAAGGGCAACACCTCACTCAAATGACAGGAAAGCAGTGTATCTATTTAATAGATGACTTCGCTTCCGAATTAGATAGCCAACGCCGCGCACGTCTTGCTGAGTGCTTAAAGGCGACCGAGGCTCAAGTTTTTGTAAGCTCTATTACCGCTGATCAGATTGCAGATATGCATGACGAAAATAGCAGGATGTTTCATGTGGAACATGGCAAAATAGAGCAAGGATAATTAGTCAGAGAGTAACTATGTCAGATAATTACGATTCATCGAGTATTAAAGTACTGAAGGGTCTGGATGCGGTTCGTAAGCGTCCTGGAATGTACATTGGCGACACGGATGATGGTACCGGTCTGCACCACATGGTCTTCGAGGTAGTAGATAACTCTATTGATGAAGCACTTGCTGGTCACTGTAATGACATCATTGTTACTATCCATGAAGACAATTCAGTATCGGTACGCGATGACGGCCGTGGTATTCCAACTGAACTACACCCAGAAGAGCAAGTGTCTGCTGCTGAAGTAATCATGACGGTTCTTCACGCTGGTGGTAAGTTCGATGATAACTCATACAAGGTATCAGGTGGCTTGCACGGTGTTGGTGTTTCAGTAGTAAATGCACTGTCTAAGCAGGTTACTCTTACTATCCACCGCGGTGGTAAAATCCATACTCAAACGTATCACCACGGTGAGCCGCAAGCTCCTCTTGCTGCTATCGGCGATACAGACAAAACAGGTACAGAGATTCGTTTCTGGCCAAGTGAAGATACATTCTCAAATGTACTTTTCCACTACGATATTCTTGCTAAGCGTCTACGTGAACTGTCGTTCCTAAACTCTGGCGTATCTATCAAGCTAATTGATGAGCGTGAAGAAGATAAATCGGATCACTTCATGTTTGAAGGTGGTATTCAGGCGTTCGTTGATCACCTAAACACCAACAAGACTCCTATCATCCAAAAAATCTTCCACTTCGACCACGAACGTGAAGATGGCATCACTGTAGAAGTCGCGATGCAGTGGAATGATGGTTACCAAGAAAACATCTACTGTTTCACAAACAACATTCCTCAACGTGATGGTGGTACTCA
Coding sequences:
- the dnaA gene encoding chromosomal replication initiator protein DnaA; the encoded protein is MSSSLWLQCLQQLQEELPATEFSMWVRPLQAELNDNTLTLFAPNRFVLDWVRDKYLNSINRLLQEYCGNDIPHLHFEVGSKRVVAPKPATPAPIRTRTAADVAAESSAPAQLQARKPVHNTWRDEEPVAVDINHRSNVNPKHKFNNFVEGKSNQLGLAAARQVADNPGAAYNPLFLYGGTGLGKTHLLHAVGNAIVDGKPNAKVVYMHSERFVQDMVKALQNNAIEEFKRYYRSVDALLIDDIQFFANKERSQEEFFHTFNALLEGNQQIILTSDRYPKEINGVEDRLKSRFGWGLTVAIEPPELETRVAILMKKAEDHQIHLADEVAFFIAKRLRSNVRELEGALNRVIANANFTGRPITIDFVREALRDLLALQEKLVTIDNIQKTVAEYYKIKVADLLSKRRSRSVARPRQLAMALAKELTNHSLPEIGDAFGGRDHTTVLHACRKIAQLREESHDIKEDYSNLIRTLSS
- the dnaN gene encoding DNA polymerase III subunit beta, which produces MKFTIERSHLIKPLQQVSGALGGRPTLPILGNLLIKVEDNVLSMTATDLEVELISRVTLEGDFEAGSITVPSRKFLDICRGLPDSSVITVVLDGDRVQVRSGRSRFSLATLPAADFPNIEDWSSEVEVSVTQAELRGLIEKTQFSMANQDVRYYLNGMLFEIEGSILRSVATDGHRMAVSQAQLGADFSQKQIIVPRKGVQELVKLLDAPEQPVTLQIGNSNVRAEVNNYVFTSKLVDGRFPDYRRVMPQNTTKTLEAGCDELRSAFSRAAILSNEKFRGVRVNLADSEMRITANNPEQEEAEEMLDVTFDGDALEIGFNVSYVLDVLNTLRCEQVRISMSDANASALIENAQDDSAMYVVMPIRL
- the recF gene encoding DNA replication/repair protein RecF, giving the protein MPLSRLIVKQFRNIEACDIQPSSGFNFLIGANGSGKTSVLEAVYLLGHGRSFKSSLTGRIIQNECSELFVHGRFMTSDQFELPIGINKQRDGTTEVKISGQTGQKLAQLAQVLPLQLIHPEGFDLLTDGPKHRRAFIDWGVFHSESGFYDAWGRVKRLNKQRNALLKTATHYRELSYWDQELARLAESISQWRATYVDQLKEVAEEICATFLPEFEIKINYYRGWDKDTPYAEILEKNFERDQQLGYTFSGPNKADLKIKVNGTPVEDVLSRGQLKLMVCALRVAQGQHLTQMTGKQCIYLIDDFASELDSQRRARLAECLKATEAQVFVSSITADQIADMHDENSRMFHVEHGKIEQG